A window from Synechococcus sp. RSCCF101 encodes these proteins:
- the rbfA gene encoding 30S ribosome-binding factor RbfA, whose translation MAPQRRSQRVAALIRREVSDMLINGIRDDRVRQGMVSLTDVQVAGDLQHCRIHVSIYGDGADREAVMEGLRSAAGYVRGELGRRLQLRRAPEVVFRLDRGLEQGSDVLGLLGRLERERDEKAGAPAAAEPEPAEPDPGS comes from the coding sequence ATGGCTCCCCAGCGACGCAGCCAGAGGGTGGCGGCCCTGATCCGCCGTGAGGTGAGCGACATGCTGATCAACGGCATCCGCGACGACCGGGTCCGGCAGGGCATGGTCAGCCTCACGGACGTGCAGGTGGCCGGGGATCTGCAGCACTGCCGCATCCACGTGAGCATCTACGGCGACGGTGCCGACCGGGAGGCGGTGATGGAGGGGCTGCGCTCAGCCGCCGGCTACGTGAGGGGGGAGCTGGGACGCCGCCTGCAGCTGAGGCGGGCTCCGGAGGTGGTGTTCCGCCTCGATCGCGGCCTGGAGCAGGGCTCCGATGTGCTGGGTCTGCTCGGCCGGCTGGAACGGGAGCGCGACGAGAAAGCGGGCGCCCCCGCCGCCGCGGAGCCCGAACCGGCTGAGCCGGACCCCGGGAGCTGA
- a CDS encoding DUF751 family protein: MREFLINVTRYPRYLVAFSLGVIESVVGPMARRRSNPVTAVALVGALISGGVSLTLVLRAMVTAPVS; this comes from the coding sequence ATGCGGGAGTTTCTGATCAACGTCACCCGTTATCCGCGCTACTTGGTGGCGTTCAGCCTCGGCGTGATCGAATCGGTGGTGGGTCCGATGGCCCGGCGCCGCAGCAATCCCGTCACGGCGGTGGCGCTGGTGGGGGCCCTGATCAGCGGCGGGGTCAGCCTGACCCTGGTGCTGCGGGCGATGGTCACCGCTCCGGTCAGCTGA
- a CDS encoding glutathione S-transferase family protein, translating to MLELHQFRHSAFCEKVRLVLRAKRLSFSVVEVTPGLGQLDLFRLSGQRQVPVLVDGERVISDSTTIALHLEETVPEPPLLPADPAQRAEVLLLEDWADTTLAQRARLALLQTMGRDPVLREALLPEVTPEPLRRAVGAIPAGWASDLGDVVAARERQLLMESLEQLAALTARRAHLVGATLSLADLAVAAQLSLLRFPASAGASLAGRGVPGLHDHPQLQPLFEWRDAIEASLTPDPDQAPM from the coding sequence ATGCTGGAGCTCCATCAGTTCCGCCACTCCGCCTTCTGCGAGAAGGTGCGCCTGGTGCTGCGCGCCAAGAGGCTCAGTTTCAGCGTGGTCGAGGTCACGCCCGGACTCGGTCAGCTCGACCTGTTCCGCCTCTCGGGTCAGCGCCAGGTGCCCGTGCTGGTGGACGGCGAGAGGGTGATCAGCGATTCCACCACCATCGCCCTGCACCTGGAGGAGACGGTGCCGGAGCCACCGCTGCTGCCCGCCGACCCGGCTCAGCGCGCCGAGGTGCTCCTCCTGGAGGACTGGGCCGACACCACCCTGGCCCAGCGGGCGCGGCTGGCTCTGCTGCAGACCATGGGCCGCGATCCGGTGTTGCGCGAGGCGCTGCTGCCCGAGGTCACACCCGAGCCACTGCGTCGGGCGGTGGGGGCGATCCCCGCCGGGTGGGCCTCCGATCTGGGTGACGTGGTGGCGGCCCGCGAGCGGCAGCTGCTGATGGAAAGCCTCGAGCAGCTGGCGGCGCTGACCGCCCGGCGCGCCCATCTGGTGGGGGCGACCCTCTCCCTGGCGGATCTGGCGGTGGCCGCCCAGCTCTCTCTGCTGCGCTTCCCGGCCTCCGCCGGAGCCTCACTCGCCGGCCGCGGTGTCCCCGGTCTGCACGACCACCCCCAGCTCCAGCCGCTGTTCGAGTGGCGCGACGCCATCGAGGCCTCGCTCACGCCGGACCCGGACCAGGCTCCGATGTGA
- a CDS encoding DUF6816 family protein, with protein MAALALAWLTGILLLLPQEALAAPPDLAARAAAWPDWQLPAPLQQPGQSDLVYPDWLAGEWQRCPAGPSDPCQRLRFRRDNRERVVGDRAFNALMAGRAVLGEDLLSVSTDPANPNRQLARLRGEVRLESSVIGRASRNLPAGRFLCDELALQVLHPPPAAGGDGTAPRVSRVETLTRLTPTPVDGESGAGGVAGPVQTVLVEQWQATYPSPSEGLAAVAMRSEHESFTLERLTSEPGPGPA; from the coding sequence ATGGCGGCGCTGGCACTGGCCTGGCTGACGGGGATTCTGCTGCTGCTACCGCAGGAGGCGCTCGCCGCACCGCCGGACCTGGCGGCCCGCGCCGCAGCCTGGCCGGACTGGCAGCTGCCGGCACCGCTGCAGCAGCCCGGCCAGTCCGATCTGGTCTATCCCGACTGGCTGGCGGGCGAGTGGCAGCGCTGCCCGGCCGGACCATCGGATCCCTGCCAGCGGTTGCGGTTCCGGCGCGACAACCGGGAGCGGGTGGTGGGCGATCGGGCCTTCAATGCCCTGATGGCCGGCCGGGCGGTGCTGGGGGAGGATCTGCTCTCGGTGAGCACGGATCCGGCCAACCCCAACCGCCAGCTGGCCCGGCTCCGGGGCGAGGTGCGGCTGGAGTCCAGCGTGATCGGCCGGGCCAGCCGGAACCTGCCCGCAGGCCGCTTTCTCTGCGACGAGCTGGCCCTGCAGGTGCTGCACCCGCCCCCGGCTGCCGGCGGGGATGGCACCGCACCCCGGGTCAGCCGGGTGGAGACCCTGACCCGGCTCACTCCCACGCCGGTGGATGGGGAGAGCGGTGCCGGCGGGGTTGCCGGGCCGGTGCAGACGGTGCTGGTGGAGCAGTGGCAGGCCACCTATCCATCGCCGTCGGAGGGCCTGGCGGCGGTGGCGATGCGGAGCGAGCACGAGAGCTTCACCCTCGAGCGACTCACATCGGAGCCTGGTCCGGGTCCGGCGTGA
- a CDS encoding chlororespiratory reduction protein 7, producing MSDPLIRELDHYVVLEAGRGERILSAAETLEWLCGVLAALPEPPEDLRHCPDERSRALRLLETACELALPGGASVQWFAVRLEPPSPGA from the coding sequence ATGTCCGATCCCCTGATCCGCGAGCTCGATCATTACGTGGTGCTCGAGGCCGGCCGCGGCGAGCGGATCCTCAGCGCCGCCGAAACGCTGGAGTGGCTCTGCGGGGTGCTCGCGGCCCTGCCGGAGCCGCCGGAGGATCTGCGGCACTGCCCGGATGAGCGGAGCCGGGCGCTGCGGCTGCTCGAGACGGCCTGTGAGCTGGCCCTGCCGGGCGGAGCCAGTGTTCAGTGGTTCGCCGTGCGGCTGGAACCTCCCAGCCCCGGTGCCTGA
- a CDS encoding shikimate kinase translates to MQQVSALRSRLGGRNLYLVGMMGAGKSTVGRPLAEQLGYGFVDADSTIEACSGRSISAIFAEDGERGFRAIETAVLNQIACRHSLVVATGGGIVTEAVNWGHMHQGLVLWLDPDRNVLLQRLREQPGGRPLLAGEGDPAARLDALLEARRPLYAQADVHLAITQETPEQVVSALLEAIAARLQAPGLGGSSRTANH, encoded by the coding sequence ATGCAGCAGGTCAGCGCTCTGCGGTCCCGACTGGGGGGGCGCAACCTGTATCTGGTCGGAATGATGGGCGCTGGCAAGAGCACGGTGGGGCGTCCCCTGGCCGAGCAGCTCGGCTACGGCTTCGTGGATGCCGACAGCACGATCGAGGCCTGCAGCGGCCGCAGCATCAGCGCGATCTTCGCCGAGGACGGAGAGCGGGGCTTCCGCGCCATCGAGACCGCCGTGCTCAATCAGATCGCCTGCCGCCACTCCCTGGTGGTGGCCACCGGAGGCGGGATCGTCACCGAAGCGGTGAACTGGGGCCACATGCACCAGGGCCTGGTGCTCTGGCTCGATCCCGACCGCAATGTGCTGCTGCAGCGGCTGCGGGAGCAGCCCGGGGGGCGGCCGCTGCTGGCGGGGGAGGGGGATCCGGCCGCGCGTCTCGATGCCCTGCTGGAGGCCCGGCGTCCGCTCTACGCCCAGGCGGACGTGCACCTGGCGATCACGCAGGAGACGCCGGAGCAGGTGGTGAGCGCGCTGCTGGAGGCCATCGCGGCGCGGCTTCAGGCACCGGGGCTGGGAGGTTCCAGCCGCACGGCGAACCACTGA
- a CDS encoding 6-carboxytetrahydropterin synthase: MIVASTTAPHGRGRGCVITRRAEFSASHRYWLPELDADENAARFGACSLEPGHGHNYELVVAMGGPLDEDGMVLNLSEVKHAIRDQVTDQLAYRFLNSAWPEFDVSRPDGCLPTTEALVRVIWQRLQSHLPLVALRLYEHPKLWADYLGHTMDAFLTIRTHFAAAHRLARPELSQEENERIYGKCARPHGHGHNYLVDVTVRGPIDPRTGMVCDLAALQSLVDDLVVEPFDHTFLNKDVPHFADCVPTAENIALHIADRLSTPIRAIGATLHKIRLQESPNNAAEVYAETPQLEMSPARALEALAVS; this comes from the coding sequence ATGATCGTCGCCAGCACGACAGCGCCCCACGGACGCGGCCGCGGCTGTGTGATCACCCGCCGGGCCGAGTTCAGCGCCTCCCATCGTTACTGGCTCCCCGAGCTGGACGCCGATGAGAACGCCGCCCGCTTCGGAGCCTGCTCCCTGGAGCCGGGTCACGGTCACAACTACGAGCTCGTGGTGGCCATGGGCGGCCCTCTGGATGAGGACGGCATGGTGCTGAACCTCTCCGAGGTCAAGCACGCCATCCGCGACCAGGTCACCGACCAGCTCGCCTACCGCTTCCTCAACAGCGCCTGGCCGGAGTTCGATGTCTCCCGCCCCGACGGCTGCCTGCCCACCACCGAAGCGCTGGTGCGTGTCATCTGGCAGCGCCTGCAGTCCCACCTTCCCCTGGTGGCGCTGCGTCTCTACGAACACCCCAAGCTCTGGGCCGACTACCTCGGACACACCATGGATGCCTTCCTGACCATCCGCACCCATTTCGCGGCTGCCCACCGACTGGCCCGCCCGGAGCTCAGTCAGGAGGAGAACGAGCGCATCTACGGCAAGTGCGCCCGGCCCCACGGCCACGGCCACAACTACCTCGTGGATGTGACGGTGCGCGGCCCGATCGATCCCCGCACCGGCATGGTCTGCGACCTGGCCGCCCTGCAGAGCCTGGTGGACGATCTGGTGGTCGAACCCTTCGATCACACCTTCCTCAACAAGGACGTCCCCCACTTCGCCGACTGCGTTCCCACAGCGGAGAACATCGCCCTTCACATCGCCGATCGGTTGAGCACGCCCATCCGGGCCATCGGGGCCACGCTCCACAAGATCCGCCTGCAGGAGAGCCCCAACAACGCCGCCGAGGTCTACGCCGAGACCCCTCAGCTCGAGATGTCCCCGGCCCGGGCTCTGGAGGCTCTGGCTGTCTCCTGA
- a CDS encoding dihydrofolate reductase family protein, with amino-acid sequence MRPEVRLVLAVSIDGRLAPSAGGAASIGGAPDRVVLEQALAWADAALIGATTLRLHGGTALIRRPDLLDERFRGGRSPQPPALVVSRSGRIPPDLPFFHQPLQRWWLDRQEPPGGDPSAAPLPGFDERLPWSPWPETLRVLRQRGLSRLLVLGGAQLAATLLAEDLLDTLQLTVCPRLLGGPHLWMPAGHLLPEHWQLETARALGEGEVLLRYRRSRGSS; translated from the coding sequence GTGAGACCCGAGGTCCGCCTCGTTCTCGCCGTCAGCATCGATGGCCGTCTGGCCCCCTCTGCTGGCGGGGCGGCCAGCATCGGCGGTGCACCCGACCGCGTGGTGCTGGAGCAGGCCCTCGCCTGGGCCGATGCTGCCCTGATCGGTGCCACCACGCTTCGCCTGCATGGCGGCACGGCCCTGATCCGGCGGCCCGATCTGCTCGACGAACGCTTCCGCGGCGGCCGCTCCCCCCAGCCCCCGGCCCTCGTGGTGAGCCGCAGCGGACGGATTCCGCCCGACCTGCCCTTCTTCCACCAGCCCCTGCAGCGCTGGTGGCTCGACCGACAGGAACCGCCGGGGGGTGACCCGTCCGCAGCGCCGCTGCCGGGCTTCGATGAGCGTCTGCCCTGGTCGCCCTGGCCCGAGACCCTCCGGGTCCTCAGGCAGCGCGGCCTGAGCCGGCTGCTGGTGCTCGGGGGCGCGCAGCTCGCCGCCACCCTTCTGGCCGAGGATCTGCTCGACACGCTGCAGCTCACGGTGTGCCCCCGCCTGCTGGGCGGGCCGCACCTTTGGATGCCCGCGGGACATCTGCTCCCGGAGCACTGGCAGCTGGAGACGGCCCGCGCGCTGGGGGAGGGGGAGGTGCTGCTGCGCTATCGCCGATCCCGGGGCAGCAGCTGA
- a CDS encoding GNAT family N-acetyltransferase: MTTLTCRWHQSIAEIPADAWEALVGADAIPFYRWRWLEALERSGSTTGRQGWQPLHLALWRGDALLGLAPLYLKGHSYGEFVFDQSFARLASDLGLRYYPKLLGMSPVSPVRGYRFLIADGEDPARITALLMAEIDRFCREHGILSCNFLYVDRDWQPLAEAAGCATWLNQQSLWHGEDLDSFEAYLERFNANQRRNIRRERKAVSKAGLSVTPLSGDALDPALLSRMHRFYADHCSRWGPWGSKYLSEAFFSHLAEPELRRHVVLFSAHRGDPCDPVAMSLCVHDAQHLWGRYWGSDEEVDCLHFEVCYYAPITWAIERGIRCFDPGAGGGHKRRRGFLAHPHASLHRWYDPGFDRLVRQWLPRANALMLEEIEAVNQELPYRAQLPDLSAGGAPGGAG; encoded by the coding sequence GTGACCACCCTCACCTGCCGCTGGCATCAGAGCATTGCGGAAATTCCGGCTGACGCCTGGGAGGCCCTGGTCGGAGCCGATGCGATCCCCTTCTACCGCTGGCGCTGGCTGGAGGCCCTGGAGCGCTCCGGCAGCACCACGGGTCGTCAGGGCTGGCAGCCCCTCCACCTGGCTCTCTGGCGGGGCGATGCCCTGCTGGGCCTGGCCCCGCTGTACCTCAAGGGGCACAGCTACGGGGAGTTCGTCTTTGATCAGAGCTTCGCCCGACTCGCCTCCGATCTGGGCCTCCGCTACTACCCCAAGCTGCTGGGGATGAGCCCGGTGAGCCCGGTCCGGGGCTACCGCTTTCTCATCGCCGACGGTGAGGACCCCGCGCGCATCACGGCCCTGCTGATGGCGGAGATCGATCGCTTCTGCCGCGAGCACGGAATTCTGAGCTGCAACTTTCTCTATGTCGATCGCGACTGGCAGCCGCTGGCCGAAGCGGCGGGGTGCGCCACCTGGCTCAATCAGCAGAGCCTCTGGCATGGCGAGGATCTGGACAGCTTCGAGGCCTACCTGGAGCGCTTCAACGCGAACCAGCGGCGCAACATCCGGCGCGAACGCAAGGCGGTGAGCAAGGCCGGCCTCAGCGTGACGCCCCTCAGCGGTGACGCCCTCGACCCGGCCCTGCTCAGCCGCATGCACCGCTTCTACGCCGATCACTGCTCCCGCTGGGGCCCCTGGGGCAGCAAGTACCTCAGCGAGGCCTTCTTCTCCCATCTGGCCGAACCCGAGCTGCGGCGCCATGTGGTGCTGTTCAGCGCCCATCGCGGTGACCCGTGCGACCCCGTGGCCATGTCGCTGTGCGTGCACGATGCCCAGCATCTCTGGGGGCGCTACTGGGGCAGCGATGAGGAGGTCGACTGCCTTCATTTCGAGGTGTGTTACTACGCCCCCATCACCTGGGCGATCGAGCGGGGCATCCGCTGCTTCGATCCCGGTGCCGGGGGTGGCCACAAGCGTCGCCGGGGCTTCCTCGCCCATCCTCACGCCAGTCTGCATCGCTGGTACGACCCGGGCTTCGATCGGCTGGTGCGCCAGTGGCTGCCCAGGGCGAATGCCCTGATGCTCGAGGAGATCGAAGCGGTGAACCAGGAGCTCCCCTACCGCGCCCAGCTGCCGGATCTCAGCGCCGGGGGAGCCCCCGGTGGTGCTGGTTAG
- a CDS encoding DUF4346 domain-containing protein, giving the protein MAALDALDARLSQRFIALDPLGYFLIRVDGEAGDLVLEHYSNGIDERGRATDPETGEVLRCSGAGPRTPVRTYRGRTAKEVGIQISEGEGPHPISCLDHAVYLGRELQRAEHCLREGRRYIQD; this is encoded by the coding sequence CTGGCGGCTCTTGATGCGCTGGACGCTCGCCTGTCCCAGCGGTTCATCGCCCTCGACCCCCTCGGCTACTTCCTGATCCGTGTGGACGGCGAGGCGGGGGATCTCGTTCTCGAGCACTACAGCAACGGCATCGACGAGCGGGGCCGTGCCACTGATCCGGAGACCGGAGAGGTGCTCCGCTGCAGCGGTGCCGGGCCCCGCACGCCGGTCCGCACCTACCGCGGACGCACCGCCAAGGAGGTGGGCATCCAGATCTCCGAGGGCGAGGGGCCCCACCCGATCAGTTGCCTCGACCACGCCGTGTACCTCGGCCGAGAGCTGCAGCGGGCCGAGCACTGTCTGCGTGAGGGGCGCCGCTACATCCAGGACTAA
- a CDS encoding B12-binding domain-containing radical SAM protein produces MRALFVYPEFPKTFWSYEKILELVNRKVLLPPLGMVTVAAMLPESWDIRLVDRNVREVTEEEWQWAELVVISGMIVQKDDMQRQISVAKAHNLPVMVGGPFATSTPHAPEIAEADYKVLDEGEITLPMFLEALERGESSGTFRSGGDKPDVTATPIPRFDLLELDAYDSMSVQFSRGCPFNCEFCDIIVLYGRKPRTKSPEQLIAELQALYDLGWRRSIFLVDDNFIGNKRNAKLLLPAIRAWQEERGYPFSFSTEASVDLASDEEMMRMMHDARFESVFLGIETPDESSLETARKVQNTRNPLDEAVDRITANGLRVMAGFIIGFDGEKSGAGDRIVDFVTRTGIPAAMMGMLQALPNTALWHRLEKEGRLIQDKEAAKGVNQTNLLNFVPTRPIREIATEYVDAFCALYEPRAYMDRVYSYYLKIGAPRWKAKAKLPSFTDIRALAIVTWRQGIKRNTRSRFWRYMWGMARQNPAMLEQFLVVLAHNEHFLEYRGIVQQEIRDQLATLEKEEQRLEQEKRTAAEPELMTA; encoded by the coding sequence ATGCGTGCCCTGTTCGTCTACCCCGAATTTCCCAAGACCTTCTGGAGCTACGAGAAGATCCTGGAGCTGGTGAACCGCAAGGTGCTCCTGCCGCCCCTGGGCATGGTCACGGTGGCGGCGATGCTGCCGGAGAGCTGGGACATCCGCCTGGTGGACCGCAACGTGCGCGAGGTCACCGAGGAGGAATGGCAGTGGGCCGAGCTGGTGGTGATCTCCGGCATGATCGTCCAGAAGGACGACATGCAGCGGCAGATCAGCGTTGCCAAGGCGCACAACCTGCCTGTGATGGTGGGCGGCCCGTTCGCAACCTCCACACCGCACGCGCCGGAGATCGCCGAGGCGGATTACAAGGTCCTCGATGAAGGGGAGATCACCCTGCCGATGTTCCTGGAGGCGCTCGAGCGCGGCGAATCCTCCGGCACCTTCCGCTCGGGTGGCGACAAGCCGGATGTCACGGCCACGCCGATCCCCCGCTTCGATCTGCTGGAGCTGGATGCCTACGACTCGATGTCGGTGCAGTTCTCACGCGGCTGCCCGTTCAACTGCGAGTTCTGCGACATCATCGTTCTCTACGGCCGCAAACCCCGCACCAAGAGTCCCGAGCAGCTGATCGCCGAACTGCAGGCCCTCTACGACCTGGGCTGGCGGCGTTCCATCTTCCTGGTGGACGACAACTTCATCGGCAACAAGCGCAACGCCAAGCTGCTGCTCCCGGCCATCCGGGCCTGGCAGGAGGAGAGGGGCTATCCGTTCAGCTTCAGCACCGAGGCGTCGGTGGATCTCGCCTCAGACGAGGAGATGATGCGGATGATGCACGATGCGCGCTTTGAAAGCGTGTTCCTCGGCATCGAAACTCCGGACGAATCCAGCCTGGAGACGGCCCGAAAGGTTCAGAACACGCGCAACCCCCTCGATGAGGCGGTGGACCGGATCACAGCCAACGGCCTGCGCGTGATGGCCGGATTCATCATCGGCTTCGATGGCGAGAAGAGCGGCGCCGGTGACCGGATCGTCGACTTCGTGACCCGTACCGGCATCCCGGCCGCGATGATGGGCATGCTGCAGGCTCTGCCCAACACCGCTCTCTGGCATCGACTGGAGAAGGAGGGCCGGCTGATCCAGGACAAGGAAGCGGCCAAGGGGGTCAATCAGACCAACCTGCTGAATTTCGTTCCCACCCGGCCGATTCGCGAAATCGCCACGGAGTACGTGGACGCCTTCTGCGCCCTCTACGAGCCGCGGGCCTACATGGACCGCGTCTACAGCTACTACCTCAAGATCGGTGCACCGCGCTGGAAGGCGAAGGCCAAGCTGCCCAGCTTCACCGACATCCGTGCCCTGGCCATCGTGACCTGGCGTCAGGGGATCAAGCGCAACACCCGCTCCCGGTTCTGGCGCTACATGTGGGGCATGGCCAGACAGAATCCGGCCATGCTGGAGCAGTTTCTGGTGGTGCTGGCCCACAACGAGCACTTCCTCGAATACCGCGGCATCGTCCAGCAGGAGATCCGCGATCAGCTGGCGACCCTGGAGAAGGAGGAGCAGCGCCTGGAGCAGGAGAAGCGCACCGCCGCTGAACCCGAACTGATGACGGCCTGA
- a CDS encoding cytochrome B6, translating to MVATSWSCMGIAIYFALVAAGLVAAFVLTTLLRGIKLI from the coding sequence ATGGTGGCCACCTCCTGGAGCTGCATGGGCATCGCGATCTACTTCGCTCTGGTCGCCGCCGGCCTGGTCGCCGCCTTCGTGCTCACCACCCTTCTCAGGGGCATCAAGCTGATCTGA
- the rimO gene encoding 30S ribosomal protein S12 methylthiotransferase RimO: MTSATTARPTVAFAHLGCEKNRVDTEHMLGLLAEAGYGISADERDAALVVVNTCSFIQDAREESVRTLVGLAEQGKELIIAGCLAQHFQSELLEALPEARAVVGTGDYQHIVEVLQRVEAGERVERVSSVPTFVGDHTLPRYRTTPEPVAYLKVAEGCDYRCAFCIIPSLRGNQRSRPIESIVSEAHELAAQGVKELILISQITTNYGLDLYGRPRLADLLRALGEVAIPWIRVHYAYPTGLTDEVLAAFRDVPNVLPYLDLPLQHSHPEILRAMNRPWQRDVTSAVLDRIREQLPDAVLRTTLIVGFPGERDHHFDHLQEFLRRQRFDHVGVFAFSPEEGTAAASLSDPVDSAIAAERRDALMRLQQPIAAERNSAWVGRTVDVLVEQENPVSGAMIGRCARFAPDVDGLVRLSPRTGAPGAAPGSMVPARITAADVYDLEAELLTDERLTGVRLTGEGRTPGTDSAH; the protein is encoded by the coding sequence ATGACATCCGCCACAACAGCACGGCCCACGGTGGCCTTCGCCCACCTGGGCTGCGAGAAGAACCGGGTGGACACCGAACACATGCTCGGCCTGCTGGCCGAGGCCGGCTACGGCATCAGCGCCGATGAGCGCGATGCCGCCCTGGTGGTCGTCAACACCTGCAGCTTCATCCAGGACGCCCGGGAGGAGTCCGTGCGCACCCTGGTGGGTCTGGCGGAACAGGGCAAGGAGCTGATCATCGCCGGCTGCCTCGCCCAGCACTTCCAGAGCGAGCTGCTGGAGGCGCTGCCGGAAGCCCGGGCCGTGGTGGGAACCGGTGACTACCAGCACATCGTGGAGGTGCTGCAGCGGGTGGAGGCCGGCGAGCGGGTCGAGCGGGTGAGCAGCGTGCCGACCTTCGTCGGCGACCACACCCTGCCCCGCTACCGCACCACGCCGGAGCCGGTGGCCTACCTGAAGGTGGCCGAGGGATGCGACTACCGCTGCGCCTTCTGCATCATTCCGAGCCTGCGGGGCAACCAGCGCTCGCGGCCGATCGAGTCGATCGTGAGCGAGGCCCACGAGCTGGCCGCCCAGGGGGTGAAGGAGCTGATCCTGATCAGCCAGATCACCACCAACTACGGACTGGATCTCTACGGTCGCCCCCGGCTGGCCGATCTGCTGCGCGCCCTCGGGGAGGTGGCCATTCCCTGGATCCGGGTGCACTACGCCTACCCCACCGGTCTGACCGATGAGGTGCTGGCGGCCTTCCGGGACGTTCCGAACGTGCTCCCCTACCTGGACCTGCCGCTGCAGCACAGCCATCCGGAGATCCTCCGGGCGATGAACCGGCCCTGGCAGCGGGATGTGACGTCGGCGGTTCTGGATCGGATCCGCGAGCAGCTGCCCGACGCGGTGCTCCGCACCACGCTGATCGTGGGCTTCCCCGGTGAGCGCGACCACCATTTCGATCACCTGCAGGAGTTCCTGCGGCGGCAGCGCTTCGATCACGTCGGCGTGTTCGCCTTCTCTCCCGAGGAGGGCACCGCCGCGGCATCCCTGAGCGACCCTGTGGACTCCGCCATCGCCGCCGAGCGCCGCGATGCCCTGATGCGCCTGCAGCAACCCATCGCCGCCGAGCGCAACAGCGCCTGGGTGGGCCGCACGGTGGATGTGCTGGTGGAGCAGGAGAACCCCGTCAGCGGCGCGATGATCGGTCGCTGCGCCCGCTTCGCGCCGGATGTGGACGGTCTGGTGCGCCTGAGCCCCCGGACCGGAGCGCCGGGCGCGGCTCCGGGCTCGATGGTGCCGGCACGGATCACCGCCGCCGATGTCTACGACCTGGAGGCCGAGCTGCTGACGGACGAGCGGTTGACAGGCGTGCGGCTGACGGGCGAAGGGCGGACGCCCGGAACGGACTCCGCCCATTGA
- a CDS encoding vitamin K epoxide reductase family protein: MSTSRLGSRRRSDPGKRWARVSMAVLATIGVIDTGAITLTRWGWIGSLSCPGGSEGGCDRVLNSAWGSVLGQPLSLLGLLAYGAVLVLALLPLVLPAESRRRASELSWMALLLISAGMAVFSLLLMGLLVFKIQAFCFFCVLSALLSIALLVLTLLGGGWSEPGPVVFRALITAIAVGLVGAAWASAVDPARSPQLSRPPNSPPPVTSTSTPASIALADHLQEQGAVMYSAYWCPHCHDQKELFGTEATSRLTIIECAEDGLNSQRELCESKGLLGFPSWEINGTLDSGVKSLETLSDLSGYEGSREFR, translated from the coding sequence GTGAGCACCAGCCGACTCGGCAGTCGCCGCCGCAGTGATCCCGGTAAGCGCTGGGCCAGGGTGAGCATGGCCGTGCTGGCCACCATCGGGGTCATCGACACCGGCGCGATCACCCTCACTCGCTGGGGCTGGATCGGAAGCCTCAGCTGCCCGGGCGGCAGCGAAGGCGGTTGCGACAGGGTTCTCAACAGCGCCTGGGGCAGCGTCCTGGGACAGCCGCTCTCTCTGCTCGGCCTCCTGGCCTACGGGGCGGTGCTCGTGCTCGCGCTGCTGCCGCTGGTGCTGCCGGCGGAGTCCCGCAGGCGGGCCTCCGAACTGAGCTGGATGGCTTTGCTGCTGATCAGCGCCGGCATGGCGGTGTTCAGCCTGCTGCTGATGGGGCTGCTGGTGTTCAAGATCCAGGCCTTCTGCTTCTTCTGCGTCCTCTCGGCCCTGCTCTCGATTGCCCTGCTGGTGCTCACGCTGCTGGGTGGCGGCTGGAGCGAGCCCGGGCCGGTGGTCTTCCGGGCTCTCATCACCGCCATCGCCGTGGGACTGGTGGGCGCCGCCTGGGCCAGCGCCGTGGATCCGGCGCGATCGCCCCAGCTCTCCAGGCCCCCCAACAGCCCACCACCGGTCACCAGCACCAGCACCCCGGCCTCGATCGCCCTGGCGGACCATCTGCAGGAGCAGGGGGCGGTGATGTACTCGGCCTATTGGTGCCCCCACTGCCACGACCAGAAGGAACTGTTCGGCACGGAGGCCACGAGCCGGCTGACGATCATCGAGTGTGCCGAGGACGGCCTCAACAGCCAGCGCGAGCTGTGCGAGAGCAAGGGGCTGCTGGGCTTTCCCAGCTGGGAGATCAACGGCACGCTCGATTCCGGCGTGAAGTCCCTCGAGACGCTCTCCGACCTCAGCGGCTACGAGGGATCGAGGGAGTTCCGCTAG